One segment of Manihot esculenta cultivar AM560-2 chromosome 4, M.esculenta_v8, whole genome shotgun sequence DNA contains the following:
- the LOC110612561 gene encoding uncharacterized protein LOC110612561 — protein MRGRERGSSSRDRGDHGRGNVHTNESENINQDLVQHTALIPRPDQGERSTQGAASSTPASVHTSATTSAPIGLPPIPSMATSASATCGPTGYRLYISLVNSIMQPSDPIARRITLIFKEKLVADGFCWKNVPEEVKEFYWQEFKEEAIE, from the exons ATGAGAGGACGAGAACGTGGATCTTCATCACGGGATCGAGGAGACCATGGCAGGGGTAATGTCCACACAAATGAATCAGAAAATATCAATCAAGATTTGGTACAGCACACTGCTTTGATTCCTAGACCAGACCAGGGTGAGAGATCCACACAGGGTGCTGCATCATCCACTCCTGCTTCAGTGCACACATCTGCTACTACCTCAGCTCCCATAGGTTTGCCACCTATTCCATCGATGGCTACATCTGCATCTGCTACTTGCGGACCCACAGGATACAGACTATATATTTCTTTAGTAAACTCAAT CATGCAGCCTTCTGATCCGATTGCTAGGCGAATTACCTTGATCTTCAAGGAAAAGTTAGTAGCAGATGGCTTTTGTTGGAAAAATGTACCAGAAGAGGTTAAAGAATTCTATTGGCAAGAATTTAAG GAGGAGGCAATAGAGTAG
- the LOC110612560 gene encoding uncharacterized protein LOC110612560: MHSDRGWMYARLKDGLLNPLFLEGLNEFISAAKQFPDCLNGELIRCPCNRFKCQNCSFEDESTVRFHLMKYGFVRDYYVWYLHGEMQTYNEVHGRSNDSTYNTCNVEYQHTEFSNAYEQLVVDAAGPSFSPSISTEPPNQSTQRLYDMLAAANKELWPGCENHSQLSAVARILNIKSEHHLSERCFDNICQFIKEILSTDNLFTDNFYSTKKLLEGLGLPIQKIHTCLNGCIIYWGEDNELLRCKVCDHSRYKRLQDSQSSSKTQVAYSKMYYMPITPRLQRLYASNVTAKDMTWHANHGTNDDLMHHPADSHAWKAFDNNWPHFSAEKRNQYSSWPVILTPYNLPPWLCMKGEYMFLTILVPGPRNPKDKLDVYLQPLVTELKDLWENGVETYDAFNKENFNLQAAFMWTISDFPAYSMLSGWSTAGWTACPYCMEDRDAFTLTIGGKQSWFDNHRKFLPPSHYFRRNKTAFRKNVSVTKKAKPPISGEEILKQINELGFKRVIDEDAFEINSCLSKQCGWRKRSILWDLPYWKSNLIRHNLDVMHIEKKFFKNIINTVMSVEGKTKDNAKSRADLNVICDRPEL, translated from the exons ATGCATTCTGATAGAGGTTGGATGTATGCAAGACTAAAAGATGGTCTACTAAATCCTTTATTCCTTGAAGGATTAAATGAATTCATATCAGCTGCCAAACAGTTTCCAGACTGTTTGAATGGAGAACTAATTAGGTGTCCATGTAATCGATTTAAGTGCCAAAATTGCAGTTTTGAAGATGAGAGTACAGTTAGGTTTCATCTGATGAAATATGGGTTTGTTAGGGACTATTACGTATGGTATTTGCATGGAGAAATGCAAACCTACAATGAGGTCCACGGGAGAAGTAATGATTCGACTTACAACACTTGCAATGTGGAATATCAACATACTGAGTTCTCTAATGCTTATGAACAACTTGTTGTAGATGCAGCAGGACCTAGTTTCTCCCCATCAATAAGTACTGAGCCTCCAAACCAATCTACTCAAAGATTGTATGACATGTTGGCCGCTGCAAATAAGGAATTGTGGCCAGGTTGTGAAAATCATTCACAACTGTCAGCTGTGGCAAGGATATTGAATATCAAATCTGAACATCATTTGTCCGAACGTTGTTTTGACAATATTTGCCAATTCATCAAAGAAATTTTATCTACTGATAATTTATTTACTGATAATTTCTACTCTACAAAAAAATTGCTTGAAGGCTTGGGATTACCAATTCAGAAGATTCATACTTGCTTAAATGGTTGTATAATTTATTGGGGTGAGGATAATGAATTGCTCAGGTGCAAGGTGTGTGATCATTCGAGGTACAAACGATTGCAAGATAGTCAGAGCTCTAGTAAAACCCAAGTTGCTTATAGTAAAATGTATTACATGCCAATCACACCTAGACTACAAAGGTTGTACGCATCTAATGTTACAGCTAAGGATATGACTTGGCATGCCAATCATGGGACTAATGATGATTTAATGCATCATCCAGCTGATTCACATGCATGGAAAGCTTTTGATAATAATTGGCCTCATTTCAGTGCTGAGAAACGTAAT CAATATTCATCATGGCCTGTCATATTGACACCGTACAATTTACCCCCATGGTTATGCATGAAAGGTGAGTATATGTTTCTCACTATACTTGTCCCAGGGCCTAGAAATCCAAAAGATAAGTTGGATGTGTATTTGCAACCCCTAGTAACTGAGTTGAAAGATTTATGGGAGAATGGagttgaaacatatgatgcattcaataaagaaaatttcaacttGCAAGCTGCTTTCATGTGGACTATAAGTGATTTTCCTGCTTATTCAATGTTATCTGGATGGAGCACTGCAGGATGGACTGCTTGTCCTTATTGCATGGAAGATAGAGATGCATTCACATTGACAATAGGAGGTAAGCAATCATGGTTTGATAATCATCGCAAATTTTTACCTCCTAGCCATTATTTTAGAAGAAACAAAACAGCTTTTAGGAAGAATGTATCTGTTACTAAGAAAGCTAAACCACCTATTTCCGGTGAAGAAATACTGAAACAGATTAATGAATTGGGGTTTAAGAGGGTTATAGATGAGGatgcatttgaaataaattccTGTCTATCAAAGCAATGCGGTTGGCGAAAAAGAAGTATCTTGTGGGATTTACCGTATTGGAAAAGTAATTTGATTCGACACAATCTTGATGTAATGCACATtgagaaaaaattttttaaaaatataatcaacaCTGTAATGAGTGTTGAGGGAAAGACAAAGGATAATGCTAAGTCAAGGGCAGACCTCAATGTGATCTGCGATCGACCAGAGTTGTAA